A window of the Oscillospiraceae bacterium NTUH-002-81 genome harbors these coding sequences:
- a CDS encoding prepilin-type N-terminal cleavage/methylation domain-containing protein gives MAVRKHMETEKKNKGYTLIELVIVVAIFTILLGILSPSLNAIPYFRMRRAAGSVNEALKRTKTEAMNRLVGEMKLEWKENDGYYISYYLDRGKVGGTSHVQQDQPEKIAPANLTITYTDNRGTYDLKTLPSHSLILTYDRASGAFLPIQSQVVTQELILSDLEAGKDVTFYPIGRNQYCQKITVTAGNHSRSVVLNQKAGTCQLVNE, from the coding sequence GTGGCAGTGAGAAAACACATGGAAACGGAGAAAAAGAATAAAGGCTATACGCTCATTGAGCTGGTGATCGTGGTGGCGATCTTTACGATATTGCTGGGCATTCTGTCCCCGTCCCTGAATGCCATTCCTTATTTTCGGATGCGCCGGGCGGCAGGCTCTGTCAATGAGGCGCTGAAACGGACGAAAACAGAGGCGATGAACCGGCTGGTGGGAGAGATGAAGCTGGAGTGGAAGGAAAACGACGGCTATTACATCAGCTATTATCTTGACCGGGGGAAAGTCGGCGGCACGTCCCATGTGCAGCAGGATCAGCCGGAGAAAATCGCTCCGGCCAACCTGACCATTACCTATACGGATAATCGGGGAACCTATGATTTGAAAACATTACCCAGCCATTCTCTGATTCTTACCTATGACCGGGCCAGCGGCGCATTTCTTCCCATTCAGTCTCAGGTCGTTACCCAGGAACTGATCCTGTCGGATCTGGAGGCGGGAAAGGATGTTACGTTTTACCCCATCGGACGGAATCAGTACTGCCAGAAGATCACGGTTACCGCTGGGAATCACAGCCGGTCGGTGGTGCTGAACCAGAAGGCGGGCACCTGTCAGCTGGTCAATGAGTAA
- a CDS encoding prepilin-type N-terminal cleavage/methylation domain-containing protein — protein MKKWREEKFDKRIRPKRKHRVSSCGDNRGVTLMEMVVSVAIIGIFGAVVAGFVTSGANFYRKSADTVQVQSDMQNTMDTVENQIMNASEGIGYTDNGDTRVLTTNRRTFVATGSMTPYTDVITWKAAEEKLYYARTSTDSSLAAAESVLAEHVTDFSVDMSQAKSEGVVRFSITINKRGKEETQACTVTLRNGLDIAGQRDGYDAAEIMRWI, from the coding sequence ATGAAGAAGTGGCGTGAGGAAAAATTTGATAAAAGGATACGTCCGAAAAGAAAGCATCGGGTGTCTTCGTGTGGGGATAACCGAGGCGTGACACTGATGGAGATGGTGGTTTCTGTGGCGATCATCGGCATTTTTGGTGCCGTGGTGGCTGGGTTCGTGACTTCCGGCGCCAATTTTTACCGGAAATCTGCGGATACCGTGCAGGTACAGTCCGATATGCAAAATACGATGGACACGGTGGAAAATCAGATCATGAACGCCAGTGAAGGGATCGGATATACGGATAACGGGGACACCCGGGTACTGACGACAAACCGGCGGACATTTGTGGCAACCGGCAGCATGACGCCTTATACGGATGTGATCACCTGGAAGGCAGCAGAGGAGAAACTTTATTATGCGCGGACAAGCACGGACAGTTCGCTGGCGGCAGCAGAGTCGGTGCTGGCAGAGCATGTCACAGATTTCAGCGTAGATATGAGCCAGGCCAAAAGCGAGGGTGTGGTTCGCTTTTCCATTACCATCAACAAACGGGGAAAAGAGGAAACACAGGCATGTACCGTAACCCTTCGAAACGGTCTGGATATTGCCGGACAGCGGGACGGATATGATGCAGCAGAAATCATGCGGTGGATATAA
- a CDS encoding DUF5057 domain-containing protein — protein sequence MAGTGIGTVLEDAQDVNPADYDLIYVNGSLSAQTAQAVLDSGIACIVNADRAQTDVLKDIFAAFIKDADGDGHYVTQYVYFFRDQNAAGTAISSLVNTGFHQALSATQTEGFEEITKYIQQENRYRALGEDGTQLDPLSEELSQARALEYIINYQYKRNVVTKENIRVLEIMPDVNCGQVTEEAVKEWMGLEGGSRIRQITACCYEHSTGEGPELLTDHDTTTFWHSQYNNRAHTGKHYLEIHFVEPETVSGFLYTPRPGAGGGGQNGILKSCQVDFYDGNGKQVTDSITKENISSSSDRSQKKVTFGKTISNVSVMKITFLTTEGNGTNQENMFASGAELGVVCAGDDGVTTSVTVDQMTASEFVGHKEDILAKYDMIYIGDGKQSTSDPRITGAENLRYSHVGAGIRTTESTTELHKLLGQLDNEYDATWSQNGLRRFAPFNTYGENGGGYFRGSGNDMTRVQMEELLEFVKSGYPVVLGSSLVNGSRVNAGEVDTSSYYYEFLSEAIAYDNVMSLSDLTAGRKNLSFFANLSKPVIQFTEKPKDPPRLGETASADSDYVSGELRYVFTIGNDSDSAPATNTYDCDLYLDLNFDGNLSQKESQKKYMVIQDADGVVLSPVEDADGSSHYELRAGKTYTMTRKLPSDYFKLITWKLEITSNRNSYIHTSEIGYAKQKNTGAKQVINVLQLLPTRYTWKLETDSNFTRLASQLDDFDINITTEEVTRINSYSRAQMDQLLSDKQMLVLGFADVYQDISNANGQVDAILDFVKSGKSILFAHDTTSYVNYDYNKMYKQIASTAYGVDENTSIYWDQWLHNTAKNVTWGLSLNTVLRSVVGMDRYGITSDARLGTQTVSALLKKGQALTDGNSVSFAELMQAAGDIAYQAGSNRSTSYAQTQGYTNGLVESYKMGTGNTLVTKATKLNDGAITQYPFRMGDTLNVATTHGQYYQLALEQDQDINGNSDGETDVVVWYCLADKYYANSPNDARNNYYFYSKGNVIYTGAGHETVKDEDEIRLFINAMVAAANVTAVEPSVNFVDHLSQKAAIESSRYYATDQTAWTEGEGNVLEQDMDFYIDVRDYNMVSMDLSQEDLDRQEMTISFYIQDDNGQVVADAPDDNAGQKLTDITAQIGQLVGYDGSTIALGDDGTFHSSQSNAFRLTVPHIERYLRQGTSGYKNNCRLYVKVTSTVYLYGQPRTSTSWAGIDLRQRQLFDMN from the coding sequence ATGGCGGGAACCGGTATCGGCACTGTGCTGGAAGATGCACAAGACGTAAACCCGGCGGATTATGATCTGATCTATGTGAACGGTTCTTTATCTGCACAGACGGCTCAGGCAGTTTTGGATTCCGGGATTGCCTGCATCGTCAATGCCGACCGGGCCCAGACAGATGTGTTGAAAGATATCTTTGCAGCATTTATCAAAGATGCGGATGGGGATGGACACTATGTGACCCAGTATGTATATTTCTTCCGTGATCAGAATGCGGCGGGAACGGCTATAAGCAGTCTGGTCAACACCGGCTTCCATCAGGCGCTGTCCGCAACACAGACAGAGGGATTTGAGGAGATAACAAAGTATATTCAGCAGGAAAACCGATATCGTGCCCTGGGAGAAGATGGCACCCAGCTGGATCCGCTGAGCGAAGAGCTGTCTCAGGCCCGGGCACTGGAGTATATCATCAACTACCAGTACAAACGAAACGTGGTGACGAAAGAAAACATCCGGGTGCTGGAAATCATGCCGGATGTGAACTGCGGGCAGGTGACAGAGGAGGCGGTAAAGGAATGGATGGGGCTGGAAGGTGGTTCCAGGATCCGGCAGATCACAGCTTGCTGCTATGAACACAGTACAGGGGAAGGGCCGGAGCTTCTAACCGACCATGACACGACAACCTTTTGGCATTCCCAGTATAATAATAGAGCGCATACAGGAAAACATTATCTGGAAATTCATTTTGTGGAACCGGAAACGGTGAGTGGTTTTCTGTACACGCCCAGGCCGGGAGCCGGTGGTGGTGGCCAGAATGGTATTCTGAAGTCCTGTCAGGTAGATTTTTATGACGGGAACGGGAAACAGGTCACTGATAGCATTACAAAGGAAAATATCAGTTCTTCCAGTGACAGAAGTCAGAAGAAGGTTACCTTTGGAAAAACGATTTCCAATGTGTCAGTTATGAAGATTACTTTTCTGACAACGGAGGGAAATGGAACGAATCAGGAGAATATGTTTGCTTCAGGAGCAGAGCTGGGCGTTGTTTGTGCCGGTGATGACGGTGTGACCACATCCGTGACTGTGGATCAGATGACTGCTTCGGAATTTGTCGGCCATAAAGAAGACATTCTTGCCAAATACGATATGATCTATATCGGTGATGGAAAGCAAAGCACCAGCGATCCGCGCATCACCGGTGCCGAGAACCTGAGGTACAGTCACGTGGGCGCCGGGATCCGGACAACAGAAAGTACCACGGAGCTTCACAAGCTGCTGGGACAGCTGGATAATGAGTATGATGCAACCTGGAGTCAGAATGGACTGCGCCGGTTTGCTCCGTTTAATACCTACGGGGAAAATGGTGGCGGCTATTTCCGCGGGTCCGGCAATGATATGACCCGCGTGCAGATGGAGGAATTGCTGGAATTTGTCAAGAGCGGTTACCCGGTGGTGCTGGGCTCATCCCTGGTAAATGGAAGCAGGGTGAATGCCGGTGAAGTGGATACCTCATCCTATTATTATGAATTTTTATCAGAGGCAATTGCATACGATAATGTCATGAGCCTGTCTGATCTGACTGCAGGAAGAAAGAATCTGTCCTTTTTTGCCAACTTGTCCAAGCCGGTGATCCAGTTTACGGAGAAACCCAAGGATCCGCCGCGGCTGGGGGAGACGGCATCTGCGGACAGCGACTATGTTTCCGGGGAATTGCGGTATGTATTTACCATTGGCAATGACTCTGATTCTGCACCGGCCACGAACACGTATGACTGTGATCTGTATCTGGATCTGAACTTTGACGGTAACCTGTCACAGAAGGAATCTCAGAAAAAATATATGGTTATTCAGGATGCGGACGGCGTGGTGCTTTCTCCGGTGGAGGATGCAGATGGCAGTTCCCATTATGAATTGCGGGCCGGGAAAACATATACGATGACCAGAAAGCTTCCTTCAGATTATTTTAAACTGATTACCTGGAAGCTGGAGATCACCAGTAACCGGAACAGCTATATCCACACATCGGAGATCGGATATGCGAAGCAGAAAAATACCGGAGCCAAGCAGGTGATCAATGTTTTACAGCTCCTTCCCACCAGGTATACGTGGAAGCTGGAGACGGACAGCAACTTTACGCGGCTGGCCAGCCAGCTGGATGACTTTGATATCAACATAACGACAGAAGAGGTAACAAGGATCAACAGCTACAGCCGGGCGCAGATGGATCAGTTACTGTCCGACAAGCAGATGCTGGTATTGGGATTTGCGGATGTATATCAGGACATTTCCAATGCCAACGGACAGGTGGATGCCATCCTGGATTTTGTAAAATCAGGAAAGAGTATTCTTTTTGCGCATGATACGACTTCTTATGTCAATTATGATTACAATAAGATGTATAAGCAAATCGCTTCTACGGCTTATGGTGTGGATGAGAATACGAGTATTTACTGGGATCAGTGGTTGCATAATACGGCGAAGAATGTTACCTGGGGATTGTCCCTGAATACGGTATTGCGTTCTGTGGTGGGCATGGATCGGTATGGCATTACCTCGGATGCCCGGTTGGGAACCCAGACGGTATCTGCCCTGTTAAAAAAAGGGCAGGCGCTGACAGATGGCAACAGCGTCAGCTTCGCAGAACTGATGCAGGCAGCCGGTGATATTGCTTACCAGGCCGGCAGCAATCGAAGTACCAGTTATGCACAGACACAGGGGTACACCAATGGTCTGGTGGAATCTTATAAAATGGGTACGGGCAACACCCTGGTAACAAAAGCGACAAAACTGAATGACGGTGCCATCACCCAGTATCCGTTCCGTATGGGAGACACGCTGAATGTGGCGACAACCCATGGACAGTATTATCAGCTGGCGCTGGAGCAGGATCAGGATATCAATGGGAACAGCGACGGAGAGACAGATGTGGTTGTCTGGTATTGCCTTGCGGATAAGTATTATGCGAATTCGCCCAACGATGCCAGAAATAACTATTATTTCTACAGTAAGGGCAATGTGATCTACACGGGAGCCGGACATGAAACGGTGAAGGATGAAGATGAGATCCGCCTGTTTATCAACGCCATGGTGGCAGCGGCCAATGTTACTGCCGTGGAACCGTCAGTAAACTTTGTGGATCACTTAAGTCAAAAGGCTGCCATTGAGAGCAGCCGGTATTATGCCACCGACCAGACTGCCTGGACAGAAGGGGAAGGTAACGTGCTGGAACAGGATATGGACTTCTACATCGATGTCCGTGATTACAACATGGTCAGCATGGATTTGAGCCAGGAAGATCTGGACAGGCAGGAAATGACCATATCCTTCTACATCCAGGATGACAATGGACAGGTTGTTGCTGATGCGCCGGATGACAATGCCGGGCAGAAGCTTACGGACATTACAGCACAGATCGGCCAGCTTGTCGGATACGACGGCAGCACCATTGCCCTGGGAGATGACGGTACCTTCCACAGCAGTCAGAGTAATGCTTTCCGGCTCACTGTTCCGCACATAGAGCGGTATCTGCGGCAGGGCACCAGCGGCTATAAAAATAACTGCCGGCTGTATGTAAAAGTCACCAGTACCGTTTATCTGTACGGGCAGCCCAGAACCAGTACCAGCTGGGCGGGTATTGACCTGCGGCAGCGGCAGCTGTTTGATATGAACTAA
- a CDS encoding Rpn family recombination-promoting nuclease/putative transposase: MERRRKTLEELNLLDDFLFNAMLTYPDTGEAFIRKLLETLFDRKFPHLKIHPQKTFIGLNTGLRGARLDVYIEEDGSVQIHDEAIPTVYDVEPDHNKDAAQIKAFPKWARFYHAAIDRVALKSGENFGKLKKVYVIFICDYDPFGCDRVLYTIKNKCLEEPELPYNDDAETWVLYTRGKKGNISKSLRQLLSYMENTNQSNAINEDLREIQLMVDQVKHDGEVSLQYMKSFEHDQMMYEQGHEQGRKEEQKNTEQERELTRHLLDDQRFDDMKHALDDPAFREQLMQEYHIH; the protein is encoded by the coding sequence ATGGAAAGACGAAGGAAAACGCTGGAAGAATTAAACCTGTTGGATGATTTTTTATTCAACGCGATGCTGACGTATCCAGATACAGGAGAAGCATTTATCCGTAAGTTGCTGGAGACATTGTTTGATCGGAAATTCCCGCATTTGAAAATTCATCCGCAGAAGACGTTTATCGGCTTGAATACGGGTCTTCGTGGTGCCAGATTGGATGTCTATATCGAAGAAGACGGCAGTGTTCAGATCCATGACGAAGCAATACCAACGGTTTATGATGTAGAGCCGGATCATAACAAAGATGCTGCACAAATAAAAGCTTTTCCGAAGTGGGCACGGTTTTATCATGCTGCCATTGACAGGGTGGCTCTGAAATCCGGAGAAAATTTCGGCAAACTGAAGAAAGTGTATGTGATCTTTATCTGCGATTATGATCCCTTCGGCTGTGACCGGGTGCTATACACGATCAAAAACAAATGTCTGGAAGAACCGGAACTGCCGTATAACGATGATGCGGAGACCTGGGTGTTGTACACCCGGGGCAAAAAAGGCAACATATCCAAAAGCTTACGCCAGCTGCTTAGCTACATGGAGAACACGAACCAGAGCAATGCGATCAATGAGGACCTGAGAGAGATCCAGTTAATGGTAGATCAGGTCAAGCATGACGGGGAGGTTTCACTGCAATATATGAAAAGTTTTGAGCACGACCAAATGATGTATGAGCAAGGACATGAACAGGGGCGTAAGGAAGAACAGAAGAATACAGAGCAGGAACGCGAACTGACCAGACATCTTCTGGATGACCAACGGTTTGATGATATGAAGCACGCACTGGATGACCCCGCTTTCCGGGAACAGCTGATGCAGGAATATCACATTCATTAA
- a CDS encoding GTP pyrophosphokinase family protein, with protein sequence MEFVYDRDGNVDSWEAVMFLYKSALKKMTLNMQILNDEFEYVHQYNPIEHIKSRLKEPESIVKKLKRHGYDSTLENMVKYVKDIAGVRIICSFTPDIYRLADMISRQNYLKVLEVKDYIKNPKPSGYTSYHMIVSVPVNIEDRVEDVKVEIQIRTVAMDFWASLEHKIQYKYEGQESAPEYISRDLRDCARIVAELDERMWKLNQAIQEN encoded by the coding sequence ATGGAATTTGTTTACGACAGGGATGGCAATGTGGACAGCTGGGAAGCGGTGATGTTTCTGTACAAGTCAGCGCTGAAGAAAATGACGCTGAATATGCAGATTTTGAACGATGAGTTTGAATACGTGCACCAGTATAACCCCATTGAACATATCAAATCGCGCCTGAAGGAGCCGGAGAGCATCGTAAAGAAGCTGAAACGGCACGGATATGACAGCACGCTGGAAAATATGGTGAAATATGTGAAGGACATTGCGGGCGTGCGGATCATCTGCTCTTTTACCCCGGATATTTACCGCCTGGCAGATATGATCAGCCGGCAGAATTATCTGAAGGTGCTGGAAGTGAAGGACTATATTAAGAACCCGAAGCCAAGCGGCTACACAAGTTATCATATGATCGTATCGGTGCCGGTGAATATCGAGGACCGTGTGGAAGACGTGAAGGTAGAGATTCAGATCCGTACGGTGGCGATGGATTTCTGGGCCAGTCTGGAGCACAAGATCCAGTACAAATATGAGGGACAGGAAAGTGCGCCGGAGTATATCAGTCGGGATCTGCGGGACTGTGCCAGAATTGTGGCAGAGCTGGACGAACGTATGTGGAAGCTGAACCAGGCAATCCAGGAGAATTAA
- a CDS encoding S1 RNA-binding domain-containing protein: MSEETMASYNKELEASFRKIEEGDIIEGTVIGVTESEVILDLKYYTEGIIRLADYTEDPDFSIKQDVAIGDTVSAEVISLDDGNGNILLSRKQANDVLAWDKLKEYMENGTDLTVQIKGVVNKGVIAYVEGIRGFIPASKLSLSYVENLEDWLLKEIQVRVITADAEAHRLVLSAREILKEKEAEEKKALVSNVQVGLVTEGVVESVKDYGAFVRLSNGLTGLVHVSQISDKHIKNPRTVLNEGDTVKVKVIGIKDGKISLSMKALNDVASEEIQEEAVEIPQAEEIGSNLGALLKGFHFE; the protein is encoded by the coding sequence ATGAGCGAAGAAACCATGGCATCTTACAACAAAGAACTGGAAGCTTCCTTCCGCAAGATCGAGGAAGGCGACATCATCGAAGGCACCGTGATCGGTGTCACAGAGTCTGAGGTTATTCTGGATCTGAAATATTACACCGAGGGCATTATCCGCCTGGCAGACTATACCGAAGACCCCGATTTTTCCATCAAACAGGACGTGGCCATCGGCGATACGGTTTCCGCAGAGGTCATCAGTCTGGATGACGGCAACGGCAACATTCTCCTGTCCAGGAAACAGGCCAATGACGTTCTCGCCTGGGATAAATTAAAGGAATATATGGAAAACGGCACTGATCTCACTGTACAGATCAAGGGCGTGGTCAACAAAGGCGTCATCGCCTACGTGGAAGGCATCCGCGGCTTCATTCCGGCATCCAAGCTTTCCCTTTCCTATGTGGAAAATCTGGAGGACTGGCTGTTAAAAGAGATTCAGGTGCGGGTCATCACCGCTGACGCAGAAGCCCATCGCCTGGTGCTTTCCGCCCGGGAGATTCTGAAAGAAAAAGAGGCCGAAGAGAAAAAAGCGCTGGTATCCAACGTGCAGGTGGGCCTCGTCACCGAGGGTGTGGTAGAATCTGTGAAAGACTATGGTGCTTTTGTCCGGTTAAGCAACGGTCTCACCGGCCTGGTGCACGTTTCTCAGATTTCTGACAAGCATATCAAAAATCCCCGCACCGTTTTGAATGAGGGGGACACCGTAAAAGTGAAGGTCATCGGCATCAAGGACGGCAAGATCAGCCTCAGCATGAAAGCACTGAACGATGTGGCTTCCGAAGAGATCCAGGAAGAAGCTGTGGAAATCCCTCAGGCTGAGGAGATCGGCAGCAATCTGGGTGCACTGTTGAAGGGATTCCATTTCGAGTAA
- a CDS encoding DUF1934 domain-containing protein, with product MTKDVIIGISGLQFTGESGADSLEMIAPGEYFLRNGRHYVKYEEVIEGFAERNQNLVKISPNKLEVTKKGLTNIHMVFEENKKNLTCYSTPYGNLMIGIEGGPVSIQETDDRIEVRANYSLDINYEHVANCEIRMHIQSKEAQQFSLTEM from the coding sequence GTGACGAAGGATGTAATCATTGGGATCAGTGGACTGCAGTTTACGGGAGAGAGCGGGGCGGACAGCCTGGAGATGATCGCGCCGGGAGAATATTTTTTGAGAAACGGACGCCATTATGTGAAATACGAAGAAGTGATCGAGGGATTTGCCGAGCGCAACCAGAATCTGGTGAAAATTTCGCCCAATAAGCTGGAAGTGACCAAGAAGGGACTTACCAACATTCACATGGTTTTTGAAGAAAATAAGAAAAATCTTACCTGCTACAGCACGCCTTACGGGAATCTGATGATCGGCATTGAGGGCGGCCCGGTGAGCATCCAGGAAACAGATGACAGGATCGAAGTCCGCGCCAACTATTCCCTGGACATCAACTACGAGCACGTGGCCAACTGTGAGATCAGGATGCACATCCAGTCCAAGGAGGCGCAGCAGTTTTCACTCACAGAAATGTAA
- a CDS encoding 3-hydroxyacyl-CoA dehydrogenase family protein, whose amino-acid sequence MNTEHIIIAGGGTMGTSLVQIFAQKGFAVTLYSRRQETLDRSQENIRVNQEALVAQGVVSQEESQTLIKLIAFTNDKACFADADLVIESISEDMDVKKKFWDEISHLVPENAILCTNTSGMSITEMATAVYRPERFTGMHWFNPPHIVQLVEVTKGEKTTDETADAVMELSRKLDKKPVKVQKDIPGFIANRLQYALLREAAHLVESGAASMEEVDLACSLVIGMRYACLGPFRVVDMGGVDIFNSVSNYLFEDLCDDKDGSRLLQDLVAQGKLGVKSGEGFYSYRKEEIPGLIKDRDSRYIRMVQCMDSFEEPEK is encoded by the coding sequence ATGAACACCGAACACATTATCATTGCCGGAGGCGGCACCATGGGCACTTCACTCGTACAGATTTTCGCCCAGAAAGGATTTGCGGTGACGCTCTACAGCCGCCGCCAGGAGACCCTTGACCGGTCACAGGAAAACATCCGCGTCAACCAGGAAGCGCTGGTGGCACAGGGCGTGGTAAGCCAGGAGGAATCCCAGACACTCATCAAACTGATCGCCTTTACCAACGACAAAGCCTGCTTTGCAGACGCTGACCTGGTCATCGAAAGCATCAGTGAGGACATGGATGTGAAGAAAAAATTCTGGGACGAGATTTCCCATCTGGTTCCGGAGAATGCTATCCTGTGTACCAACACTTCCGGCATGAGCATCACAGAGATGGCAACGGCTGTCTATCGGCCGGAGCGTTTTACCGGTATGCACTGGTTCAACCCGCCCCACATTGTACAGCTTGTGGAGGTCACCAAGGGTGAAAAGACCACCGATGAAACAGCCGATGCTGTCATGGAACTGTCCCGGAAGCTGGACAAGAAGCCGGTGAAGGTACAGAAGGATATCCCCGGTTTCATTGCCAACCGTCTCCAGTACGCCCTGCTGCGGGAAGCTGCCCACCTGGTAGAATCCGGCGCTGCTTCCATGGAGGAAGTGGATCTGGCCTGCAGCCTGGTCATCGGCATGCGCTACGCCTGCCTGGGGCCTTTCCGTGTGGTAGACATGGGCGGCGTGGATATTTTCAACAGCGTATCCAATTATCTGTTCGAGGATCTGTGTGATGACAAGGACGGTTCCCGCCTGCTCCAGGATCTGGTGGCGCAGGGCAAGCTGGGCGTAAAATCCGGCGAAGGCTTCTATTCCTACAGAAAAGAAGAAATCCCGGGTCTCATCAAAGACCGGGATTCCCGTTATATCCGTATGGTACAGTGTATGGATTCTTTCGAAGAACCCGAAAAATAA
- the cls gene encoding cardiolipin synthase, with translation MEFGNLFSWISLCLMVLLVFFERKDPKTLWAWLLVLTFMPAAGLLLYVLAGQNYRRKKLFHLKEMEDELQQTLAVQERLMALPGKSVTEPEMAQFDSLIRYNLQAADAVLTVDNRWEIFTEGKALYGELTAQIRAAKTYIHILSYIIRRDEVFAALEEELAEKAAEGVTVRLLVDAMGTRALGRRDYKRLRQKGIQVGIFFPAVLGRLQPRLNYRNHRKIIVVDGCVGFIGGFNIGREYLGKDKKLGHWRDTHLKLTGSAALLLNVRFAQDWNYACREDLFAQRALFAPRAGDYQGHALVQIIASGPDSRWQHIRNNYVRLFHGARKRIYIQTPYFVPDEAVLQALRMAALSGVDVRLMIPCKPDHPFVYRATCSYAGELLEAGARCFRYMDGFLHAKCVVVDGLACCCGTANLDIRSFCLNFEVNAVIYDRALAGRMEEIFREDLKSCQEITREAYGKRGLGVRLGEQFSRLLSPIL, from the coding sequence ATGGAATTTGGAAATCTCTTTTCCTGGATCAGCCTGTGTCTCATGGTGCTGCTGGTGTTTTTTGAGCGGAAGGATCCGAAGACATTGTGGGCCTGGCTGCTGGTGCTTACGTTTATGCCGGCGGCCGGGCTTCTTCTGTATGTGCTGGCGGGGCAGAATTACCGGCGGAAAAAGCTGTTTCATCTGAAAGAAATGGAGGATGAGCTGCAGCAGACGCTGGCTGTGCAGGAGCGGCTGATGGCGCTGCCGGGAAAATCGGTAACGGAGCCGGAGATGGCGCAGTTTGACAGCCTGATCCGCTATAATCTGCAGGCGGCGGACGCGGTGCTCACTGTGGACAATCGCTGGGAGATTTTTACGGAGGGAAAGGCGCTGTACGGGGAACTGACGGCACAGATCCGGGCGGCGAAGACATACATTCACATTCTTTCCTATATTATACGGCGGGATGAGGTGTTTGCGGCGCTGGAGGAGGAGCTGGCGGAAAAAGCGGCAGAGGGTGTGACGGTGCGGCTGCTGGTGGATGCCATGGGCACCCGGGCGCTTGGAAGAAGGGATTATAAGCGGCTGCGGCAGAAAGGCATTCAGGTGGGCATCTTTTTTCCTGCGGTGCTGGGGCGACTGCAGCCGCGGCTCAATTACCGGAATCACCGGAAAATTATCGTGGTGGACGGTTGCGTGGGGTTCATCGGCGGGTTTAACATTGGCCGGGAATATCTCGGAAAGGATAAAAAGCTGGGGCACTGGCGGGATACCCATCTGAAACTGACGGGATCGGCGGCGCTTCTTCTGAATGTGCGGTTTGCGCAGGACTGGAATTATGCCTGCCGGGAGGATCTGTTTGCCCAGCGGGCGCTTTTTGCACCCAGAGCCGGGGATTACCAGGGGCATGCGCTGGTGCAGATCATTGCCAGCGGGCCGGATTCCAGATGGCAGCATATCCGCAACAACTATGTACGGCTGTTTCACGGGGCACGGAAGCGAATCTATATCCAGACGCCCTATTTTGTCCCAGATGAAGCCGTTTTGCAGGCGCTGCGCATGGCGGCCCTGTCCGGCGTGGATGTGCGGCTCATGATCCCGTGCAAGCCGGATCATCCTTTCGTCTATCGGGCCACCTGCTCCTATGCGGGGGAGCTTCTGGAGGCCGGGGCGCGATGCTTCCGTTATATGGATGGGTTTCTCCATGCCAAGTGTGTGGTGGTGGATGGCCTGGCCTGCTGCTGCGGGACGGCTAATCTGGACATTCGCAGCTTTTGTCTGAATTTTGAGGTCAATGCGGTGATCTATGACCGGGCGCTGGCAGGGCGGATGGAGGAGATTTTCCGGGAGGATCTGAAATCCTGTCAGGAAATCACCCGGGAAGCCTATGGAAAACGCGGGCTGGGCGTGAGGCTGGGAGAGCAGTTTTCCCGGCTGTTGTCGCCGATTTTATAA